A DNA window from Melanotaenia boesemani isolate fMelBoe1 chromosome 6, fMelBoe1.pri, whole genome shotgun sequence contains the following coding sequences:
- the zgc:110410 gene encoding protein lifeguard 1 has translation MDQRNSSSNEDYEFRPTPYASSYGEQNSYTGMTYQVGTGNVAVVTPSGTYDNIGHPEGPVESNQQHGLAAPPYFYDSEDGSFSSAAIRRGFIRKVYLTLLIQLLCTVGIICAFLYWNTLKIWVLKTYWFSYSMMSVVLVLILVLSCCDNIRRQVPLNFIALGLFTIAEGLMLGSVAVYFQADAVMWAVGATALVSFGMSLFAMQSKWDFTPGAGCMWALGWSLVSFALLCAIFRSQYLYIFYAFLGTVLFSLYLVFDTQLILGGKHRKYEISPEEYVFAALSLYLDIVTLFLFLLQFFNLCR, from the exons ATGGACCAGAGGAACAGCAGCAGTAATGAGGATTATGAATTTCGTCCTACTCCATATGCCTCGTCATACGGTGAACAAAATTCCTATACAGGGATGACTTATCAG GTAGGCACAGGCAACGTTGCAGTGGTCACACCTTCTGGTACCTATGACAACATAGGCCACCCCGAGGGCCCAGTTGAAAGCAACCAGCAGCATGGTCTGGCTGCACCTCCGTACTTTTATGACTCAGAGGATGGCAGCTTCAGTAGTGCTGCAATACGAAGAG GTTTTATAAGGAAAGTCTACCTGACCTTGTTGATTCAGCTGCTGTGTACTGTTGGAATCATCTGTGCTTTTCTTTACTG GAACACACTCAAGATATGGGTATTGAAGACTTACTGGTTCTCCTACTCCATGAT GTCAGTGGTGCTGGTGCTCATTTTGGTCTTGTCCTGCTGTGACAACATCCGGCGTCAAGTGCCTCTCAATTTTATAGCTCTGGGCCTGTTT ACTATTGCAGAGGGCCTGATGCTTGGATCTGTGgcagt GTACTTTCAAGCTGATGCAGTTATGTGGGCTGTGGGCGCGACAGCGCTTGTTTCCTTCGGCATGAGTCTGTTTGCTATGCAGTCAAAG TGGGACTTCACCCCAGGAGCTGGTTGCATGTGGGCATTAGGCTGGTCCTTGGTTTCATTTGCACTGCTGTGTGCAATCTTCCGATCACAG TATCTGTACATCTTTTACGCCTTCCTGggaactgtgctgttttctTTG TACTTGGTGTTTGATACCCAGCTGATATTGGGTGGAAAACACAGAAAGTATGAAATCTCTCCTGAGGAGTACGTGTTTGCTGCTCTCAGCCTGTATTTGGACATCGTCACATTGTTCCTCTTCTTGCTGCAGTTCTTCAACCTCTGCCGCTGA